In the Sulfobacillus thermosulfidooxidans DSM 9293 genome, TACCATTGCTAGGCGTCATGTGTCCTTGAATGACCGCAATATAATCCCGGTGAACTTGGCGTTGTTGAATCATTTGGGACAATTTCGCCTTGACATCTTCGCTCCGTGCCAAGACCAATAGGCCAGTGGTATCCCGGTCTAAACGATGAACCACCCCTGGCCTAAAGTCGTCCCCTTGATGAGGGAGTAATGGCAATAGCCGATGCACCACACTATCATTTTCGTGACCGCGACTCGGATGCACCACAAGATGTCTTGGTTTATTGACAACAATCAAATAATCATCCTGATACACAATCCATTCGGTATCTACGGTCCCCTCGATGAGAGGAGGAAGGGGTGCGGGCTTTTCGATGAAATCAATGATGATCTCATCGCCTGCCTGAACAATAGTTCCCGATTTCACCGTTCGCCCATTAAGGCGAACGTGCCCTTGTTGAATCTGCCGCTGCCAAAATGTGCGCGAATGTTCCGGATTCCATTCATAGATAACCCGATCTAGTCGCATCCCTACCATGTCGGGAGATACCTGAAAGCTTGTTGGTGTCTTAGGATGAAGACTCGCCATTTTTGTCTAGCCTCCAATAATAATAGACGAGCAAACCCATGCCCACCACAATGGCCGAGTCAGCTAAATTGAAGACGGGCCAATCGATGACATGAATGTAGTCAATAACACGTCCCCAGATGATTCGATCCCATAAATTTCCGGCCGAACCCCCAGCTAATAATCCCAAGGCAATAACCATCAGAGACGGCATGTGGGGATGACGCCACGTGTAAATGCCAATGCCAATTAAGAGGGCAAAAGCCACAAGAATAAAGAGGGGCGTTCCGCCTCGCAAAAGGCTGAACGCTGCCCCATTATTCAAGACATAGGTCAAGGACAAAACGGGTGGCAAAATAGGAATACTCTGACCGGGCACCATGGTGGCGGAAACGCGAGATTGAATCAATAAGTCTGACGCCAATATCACTGTTCCAATCACAACAATGCCCAAAGCCGGTTTGGACATTACAAACTCTCCTTCAATACGTCATAACACCGCTCACATAAATCGGGATAATCAGCGTGGTGGCCTACGTCAGGCGTATACCGCCAACACCGTTCACACCGTGGCCATGATGTTCTTTCGGCATGGCAAGCCAATTCTGATCCTTGCACGGCATCAATATGAGCAACCATAACCATTTCCGTCAGAAGGCGCTGATCGTCGTCAGTCAGGGCCGGATCTGTTGCCGGGACAGTTAAGTGAACCATGGCTTCAAGCGAGTTCCCAATGGTCTTGTTAGCTCTTAAACCTTCGAGAGCTTTGAGAATGATTTCCCGGTAGGCTAAAAGGCGAGACATCCGCGCTTTTTCATCACTGCCATAACCAATCGCCCAAGGTTCTGGCCATCGCAATAAATGCACAGACACGGGC is a window encoding:
- a CDS encoding RluA family pseudouridine synthase — encoded protein: MASLHPKTPTSFQVSPDMVGMRLDRVIYEWNPEHSRTFWQRQIQQGHVRLNGRTVKSGTIVQAGDEIIIDFIEKPAPLPPLIEGTVDTEWIVYQDDYLIVVNKPRHLVVHPSRGHENDSVVHRLLPLLPHQGDDFRPGVVHRLDRDTTGLLVLARSEDVKAKLSQMIQQRQVHRDYIAVIQGHMTPSNGIIDAPIGRHLRNRLKMAIVKNGREARTRYYTLATWGSQSLVQLSLETGRTHQIRVHLSSMGHYVVGDPLYGPASETGPGQLLHAMRLAFLHPVTHVPLCFWTYPPSDWGKALCDLKDPKIVSEFVFHMSSSPCPDIKTYQLLIDGLGLAL
- the lspA gene encoding signal peptidase II, which produces MSKPALGIVVIGTVILASDLLIQSRVSATMVPGQSIPILPPVLSLTYVLNNGAAFSLLRGGTPLFILVAFALLIGIGIYTWRHPHMPSLMVIALGLLAGGSAGNLWDRIIWGRVIDYIHVIDWPVFNLADSAIVVGMGLLVYYYWRLDKNGESSS